One Vespula pensylvanica isolate Volc-1 chromosome 1, ASM1446617v1, whole genome shotgun sequence genomic region harbors:
- the LOC122633278 gene encoding polyamine-transporting ATPase 13A3 isoform X1 yields the protein MPPTPSKLNLSFARNAYSVFGTRATGTTTEQQREQKTELLEGKNGTRGNGLLHLKNGVDYINPGEEDQMEIYGYKRNHVLTVITWFFIFVTGGLLRLVFHWVPRLMLQATHSKCPLDEADTVLLVEKFQGKHTSYYVKKLRTLAARDVMNIPFDGESLIDNEPWMDNGSMITIKEEKEEIPTLSVHLVGGHFKQVQSIVVFNCKKLTYVWDTERSEFLKLRGLDIGVLNSSLHQMQGLSAQEQYMRRNVYGNNEIVIPVKSIITLLCLEVLNPFYVFQLFSFCLWVADDYYYYAMVILSMSSAGIIMAVLQTRRNQDNLRSSVHAVSSELATVMRDRSTGQTASIPAERLVPGDVLVIPPHGCTMTCDAVLLTGNCILNESMLTGESVPVTKTPIPSSNEIIYDTKEHARHTLYCGTKIIQTRYFGSEKVLAVVIRTGFSTSKGGLVRSIMYPPPVDFKFEQDSYKFVILLAGIASIGVIYTIVSKVMRGVQISHIALEALDLITIVVPPALPAAMTVGRLVAQRRLEKNKIYCTSPRTINVSGSIDCICFDKTGTLTEDGLDMWGVVPASDKKFQFPVKEIMNLPLSDLLIGMVTCHGITIIDNQLVGDPLDLKMFESTGWTLEEPDVSDTSKFSMLFPTIVRPPKGSKLLKKGTHEVSIDMSRQNSMTSDMVDSISLTNLDPALTGSTADLGEQGIEIGIVRQFPFTSSLQRMSVITRTLGANHYDLYCKGSPEMILSLSKPESVPPDFANVLQEYTSEGYRVIAMAHKSLNRLPYAKVQRMSRESAEIDLTFLAFVIMENRLKPETTPVIAALNTACLKTVMVTGDNMLTALSVARDCDIVKPGTPVIVVAAITQQNQIKPQIYFTKSNSQVSPISPAGQGDFSEMTDLNSVVSLETVESGSFGNNVLENDVNYLSDNMQRTRNNYVFALTGKTWALVKQYYPELIPKLATRGAVFARMSPDQKQQLVQELQALGYYVAMVGDGANDCGALKAAHTGISLSDTESSVASPFTSRETNISSLLTVIREGRAALVTSFGNFKYMAAYSLTQFISVMLLYSIESNLTDIEFLYIDLFIISIFAFFFSRTEAYDGPLVKTAPLNSLISTTPILSLFTQILIVGIFQYASFWHLQQMDWYIPFDAKFRSVEDKDNVGCLENYTIFIISSMQYIILAVAFSKGRPYRKSIFTNYGLLTSFVLLSLISVYLALYPFKWLANWFELVLPDDISFRFVLVTYGAANFLISLFVEYFFVDYLVFSKLRYRWHNIDKSRRKFLAIDRDLARDLKWPPISQEPLPEAAPDILIRQNVTEIKIEKRVPEPCRPVDTSFMNSPVCNNIKQFGSAREVTLNPRSLFNDRRNTVSMQTVPCFEGKESIKQSKIELMTKRRHNSESENGINQYDKPFRIHNTNPIATLPRNPTTTLQPQRLRDFKEILVHKSEDGLAPTTQSVLELDILPS from the exons ATGCCGCCGACGCCAAGCAAGTTGAATCTTAGCTTCGCCAGAAACGCTTACAGCGTCTTTGGAACTCGTGCTACTGGCACGACGACGGAACAACAACGCGAACAAAAAACGGAACTTCTGGAGGGTAAGAATG gtACGAGAGGCAATGGCCTCCTTCATCTGAAAAATGGCGTGGATTACATCAACCCGGGCGAAGAAGATCAGATGGAAATTTATGG TTACAAAAGAAATCATGTTCTGACCGTGATTACCTGGTTCTTTATCTTCGTTACCGGTGGTCTCTTGCGATTGGTTTTCCATTGGGTACCACGTCTTATGTTGCAAGCTACTCATTCCAAATGTCCTTTGGACGAGGCCGATACTGTTCTTTTAGTCGAAAAGTTTCAAGGAAAGCATACTAGTTATTACGTGAAAAAATTGAGAACGTTAGCAGCTCGCGATGTCAT gaaTATACCGTTCGATGGGGAATCATTGATCGATAACGAGCCATGGATGGATAATGGAAGCATGATAACTAtcaaggaagagaaggaagaaattccAACATTGTCCGTGCACTTGGTTGGCGGACATTTTAAAC AGGTTCAATCGATCGTCGTTTTTAATTGCAAAAAATTAACGTACGTATGGGATACGGAAAGATCTGAATTTTTAAAGTTGCGTGGACTTGACATTGGTGTTCTAAATTCGTCTCTACACCAAATGCAAGGTTTGAGTGCTCAAGAACAATACATGAG ACGAAATGTTTATGGAAACAATGAAATTGTAATTCCAGTAAAAAGCATAATAACGTTATTGTGTCTCGAAGTACTCAATCCGTTTTACGTCTTCCAACTATTCAGTTTCTGCTTATGGGTAGcggatgattattattattatgcgaTGGTTATTCTGAGCATGTCCAGCGCTGGTATCATAATGGCGGTACTCCAGACTCGTCGA aatCAAGATAATCTACGATCTTCCGTACACGCGGTTTCGTCCGAATTGGCAACCGTTATGAGAGATCGTTCCACTGGACAAACTGCGAGTATACCAGCAGAACGTTTAGTTCCTGGAGATGTCTTAGTTATTCCACCTCACGGTTGTACAATGACTTGCGATGCCGTGCTTTTAACGGGGAATTGTATTCTGAATGAGTCCATGTTAACCGGAGAGTCCGTTCCAGTCACGAAAACGCCCATACCTTCTTCCAACGAAATTATATACGATACGAAAGAACACGCAAGGCATACCCTGTATTGTGGTACAAAGATTATTCAAACGAGATATTTCGGATCGGAAAAG GTACTTGCAGTTGTCATCAGGACAGGCTTTAGCACTAGCAAAGGAGGACTGGTACGATCGATCATGTATCCACCACCTGTTGATTTCAAATTCGAACAAGATTCTTATAAATTCGTCATATTATTAGCCGGAATAGCCAGCATCGGTGTAATCTATACCATAGTGTCGAAAGTTATGCGGGGTGTTCAGATAAGTCACATCGCTTTGGAAGCTCTGGATCTAATAACTATCGTGGTACCACCTGCTTTACCAGCGGCTATGACGGTTGGTCGACTTGTTGCTCAAAGAAGattagaaaagaacaaaatatattgtacGAGTCCGAGAACAATAAACGTTTCTGGTTCGATCGATTGCATTTGTTTCGACAAAACTGGAACTTTAACCGAGGATGGTCTCGATATGTGGGGTGTGGTACCAGCTTCAGATAAAAAGTTTCAATTTCCTGTAAAGGAGATAATGAATTTACCATTAAGCGATTTGCTAATAGGAATGGTCACGTGTCATGGAATCACTATAATCGATAATCAATTGGTAGGTGATCCActtgatttaaaaatgttcgaaTCTACTGGCTGGACTCTGGAAGAACCTGACGTTTCGGATACTTCCAAATTCTCTATGCTCTTCCCTACGATAGTTCGGCCTCCTAAGGGTTCCAAACTTTTAAAGAAAGGAACGCACGAggtatcgatcgatatgaGTCGACAAAATTCTATGACTTCCGACATGGTCGATAGCATCTCTTTAACCAACTTAGATCCTGCTTTGACTGGTTCAACAGCCGATCTAGGTGAACAGGGTATAGAAATCGGTATCGTTCGGCAATTTCCTTTCACGTCTAGTCTTCAAAGGATGAGCGTAATCACAAGAACGTTGGGAGCTAATCACTATGATCTTTATTGCAAAGGAAGCCCTGAAATGATCCTCAGCTTGTCCAAACCAGAATCTG TTCCGCCCGATTTTGCGAACGTCCTTCAAGAATACACATCGGAGGGTTATCGCGTAATTGCCATGGCACATAAATCCTTAAACCGTCTTCCTTATGCCAAAGTACAACGGATGAGTCGTGAATCTGCCGAAATTGACTTAACCTTCTTGGCATTCGTGATAATGGAAAATCGTTTGAAGCCGGAAACTACACCTGTAATCGCAGCTTTGAATACCGCTTGCCTCAAAACTGTCATGGTTACAGGAGACAACATGTTGACAGCATTATCGGTAGCCAGAGATTGTGACATAGTTAAACCAGGAACGCCCGTTATCGTAGTAGCAGCGATCACTCAGCAAAACCAAATCAAACCACAGATCTATTTCACTAAAAGTAATAGCCAAGTATCGCCGATATCACCAGCTGGTCAAGGTGATTTCAGTGAAATGACAGATCTCAATAGTGTGGTCAGTTTGGAAACTGTCGAAAGTGGATCCTTTGGAAATAACGTTTTAGAAAACGATGTCAATTATCTATCGGATAA TATGCAACGCACACGAAACAATTATGTTTTTGCTCTAACTGGCAAAACGTGGGCATTGGTGAAGCAGTACTATCCCGAGCTTATTCCCAAATTGGCTACAAGAGGTGCCGTTTTTGCTAGAATGTCACCGGATCAGAAGCAACAGCTCGTTCAAGAATTACAGGCTCTTGGATATTACGTCG cTATGGTGGGCGATGGTGCCAATGACTGCGGAGCGTTGAAAGCAGCTCACACAGGAATTTCTTTGTCGGACACCGAATCTTCCGTAGCTTCGCCGTTCACCAGTCGTGAAACCAATATCTCATCGCTTCTTACGGTAATTCGCGAGGGTCGTGCCGCACTGGTAACATCATTTGGAAACTTCAAATACATGGCTGCATATTCGCTAACACAATTCATCTCCGTGATGCTCCTTTATAGCATCGAATCAAATTTGACCGAtatcgaatttctttatatcgatCTCTTCATCATTTCGATATTTGCTTTCTTCTTCAGCCGAACGGAAGCGTATGACGGTCCATTGGTGAAAACAGCACCTTTGAATAGTCTTATCAGTACGACGCCGATTCTTAGTTTGTTCACGCAAATCCTAATTGTAGGAATCTTTCAGTACGCAAGTTTTTGGCATCTCCAACAAATGGATTGGTACATACCCTTCGATGCAAAGTTTCGTTCGGTCGAAGATAAGGACAATGTTGGatgtttagaaaattataccATATTCATTATCAGTTCGATGCAGTACATCATCCTAGCCGTAGCTTTCTCGAAAGGTCGGCCTTATAGAAAGTCGATCTTCACGAATTACGGTCTTTTgacttctttcgttttgttaaGTCTCATTTCTGTCTATCTCGCTCTCTACCCTTTCAAATGGCTTGCCAATTGGTTCGAGCTCGTACTTCCCGATGACATAAGCTTCCGTTTTGTTCTGGTGACTTATGGTGCAGCCAATTTCTTAATCTCTTTGTTCGTGGaatatttcttcgtcgatTATCTGGTATTTAGTAAATTACGTTATCGTTGGCACAATATCGACAAGTCTAGACGAAAATTCTTAGCGATCGATCGTGATCTAGCGAGAGATTTGAAATGGCCACCAATATCTCAAGAACCATTACCGGAAGCAGCGCCAGATATTCTTATTCGTCAGAACGTCACTGAAATCAAAATCGAAAAACGAGTACCCGAACCTTGCCGACCAGTCGACACGAGCTTCATGAACAGTCCGGTCTGTAACAATATCAAGCAATTCGGATCTGCTCGAGAAGTGACCTTGAATCCTAGATCTCTCTTCAACGATCGTAGGAATACCGTGTCGATGCAAACGGTACCGTgtttcgaaggaaaagaatcaATTAAACAATCCAAAATAGAACTAATGACTAAAAGAAGACACAATTCTGAATCAGAGAATGGTATTAATCAATATGACAAACCCTTTAGAATTCACAACACGAATCCGATTGCAACATTACCAAGAAATCCTACGACGACATTGCAACCGCAAAGATTAAGAGACTTCAAGGAAATTCTTGTTCACAAGAGCGAGGATGGGTTAGCACCCACTACACAAAGCGTCCTCGAACTCGACATATTACCGTCCTGA
- the LOC122633278 gene encoding polyamine-transporting ATPase 13A3 isoform X3: MDIMDGTRGNGLLHLKNGVDYINPGEEDQMEIYGYKRNHVLTVITWFFIFVTGGLLRLVFHWVPRLMLQATHSKCPLDEADTVLLVEKFQGKHTSYYVKKLRTLAARDVMNIPFDGESLIDNEPWMDNGSMITIKEEKEEIPTLSVHLVGGHFKQVQSIVVFNCKKLTYVWDTERSEFLKLRGLDIGVLNSSLHQMQGLSAQEQYMRRNVYGNNEIVIPVKSIITLLCLEVLNPFYVFQLFSFCLWVADDYYYYAMVILSMSSAGIIMAVLQTRRNQDNLRSSVHAVSSELATVMRDRSTGQTASIPAERLVPGDVLVIPPHGCTMTCDAVLLTGNCILNESMLTGESVPVTKTPIPSSNEIIYDTKEHARHTLYCGTKIIQTRYFGSEKVLAVVIRTGFSTSKGGLVRSIMYPPPVDFKFEQDSYKFVILLAGIASIGVIYTIVSKVMRGVQISHIALEALDLITIVVPPALPAAMTVGRLVAQRRLEKNKIYCTSPRTINVSGSIDCICFDKTGTLTEDGLDMWGVVPASDKKFQFPVKEIMNLPLSDLLIGMVTCHGITIIDNQLVGDPLDLKMFESTGWTLEEPDVSDTSKFSMLFPTIVRPPKGSKLLKKGTHEVSIDMSRQNSMTSDMVDSISLTNLDPALTGSTADLGEQGIEIGIVRQFPFTSSLQRMSVITRTLGANHYDLYCKGSPEMILSLSKPESVPPDFANVLQEYTSEGYRVIAMAHKSLNRLPYAKVQRMSRESAEIDLTFLAFVIMENRLKPETTPVIAALNTACLKTVMVTGDNMLTALSVARDCDIVKPGTPVIVVAAITQQNQIKPQIYFTKSNSQVSPISPAGQGDFSEMTDLNSVVSLETVESGSFGNNVLENDVNYLSDNMQRTRNNYVFALTGKTWALVKQYYPELIPKLATRGAVFARMSPDQKQQLVQELQALGYYVAMVGDGANDCGALKAAHTGISLSDTESSVASPFTSRETNISSLLTVIREGRAALVTSFGNFKYMAAYSLTQFISVMLLYSIESNLTDIEFLYIDLFIISIFAFFFSRTEAYDGPLVKTAPLNSLISTTPILSLFTQILIVGIFQYASFWHLQQMDWYIPFDAKFRSVEDKDNVGCLENYTIFIISSMQYIILAVAFSKGRPYRKSIFTNYGLLTSFVLLSLISVYLALYPFKWLANWFELVLPDDISFRFVLVTYGAANFLISLFVEYFFVDYLVFSKLRYRWHNIDKSRRKFLAIDRDLARDLKWPPISQEPLPEAAPDILIRQNVTEIKIEKRVPEPCRPVDTSFMNSPVCNNIKQFGSAREVTLNPRSLFNDRRNTVSMQTVPCFEGKESIKQSKIELMTKRRHNSESENGINQYDKPFRIHNTNPIATLPRNPTTTLQPQRLRDFKEILVHKSEDGLAPTTQSVLELDILPS; encoded by the exons ATGGATATCATGGATg gtACGAGAGGCAATGGCCTCCTTCATCTGAAAAATGGCGTGGATTACATCAACCCGGGCGAAGAAGATCAGATGGAAATTTATGG TTACAAAAGAAATCATGTTCTGACCGTGATTACCTGGTTCTTTATCTTCGTTACCGGTGGTCTCTTGCGATTGGTTTTCCATTGGGTACCACGTCTTATGTTGCAAGCTACTCATTCCAAATGTCCTTTGGACGAGGCCGATACTGTTCTTTTAGTCGAAAAGTTTCAAGGAAAGCATACTAGTTATTACGTGAAAAAATTGAGAACGTTAGCAGCTCGCGATGTCAT gaaTATACCGTTCGATGGGGAATCATTGATCGATAACGAGCCATGGATGGATAATGGAAGCATGATAACTAtcaaggaagagaaggaagaaattccAACATTGTCCGTGCACTTGGTTGGCGGACATTTTAAAC AGGTTCAATCGATCGTCGTTTTTAATTGCAAAAAATTAACGTACGTATGGGATACGGAAAGATCTGAATTTTTAAAGTTGCGTGGACTTGACATTGGTGTTCTAAATTCGTCTCTACACCAAATGCAAGGTTTGAGTGCTCAAGAACAATACATGAG ACGAAATGTTTATGGAAACAATGAAATTGTAATTCCAGTAAAAAGCATAATAACGTTATTGTGTCTCGAAGTACTCAATCCGTTTTACGTCTTCCAACTATTCAGTTTCTGCTTATGGGTAGcggatgattattattattatgcgaTGGTTATTCTGAGCATGTCCAGCGCTGGTATCATAATGGCGGTACTCCAGACTCGTCGA aatCAAGATAATCTACGATCTTCCGTACACGCGGTTTCGTCCGAATTGGCAACCGTTATGAGAGATCGTTCCACTGGACAAACTGCGAGTATACCAGCAGAACGTTTAGTTCCTGGAGATGTCTTAGTTATTCCACCTCACGGTTGTACAATGACTTGCGATGCCGTGCTTTTAACGGGGAATTGTATTCTGAATGAGTCCATGTTAACCGGAGAGTCCGTTCCAGTCACGAAAACGCCCATACCTTCTTCCAACGAAATTATATACGATACGAAAGAACACGCAAGGCATACCCTGTATTGTGGTACAAAGATTATTCAAACGAGATATTTCGGATCGGAAAAG GTACTTGCAGTTGTCATCAGGACAGGCTTTAGCACTAGCAAAGGAGGACTGGTACGATCGATCATGTATCCACCACCTGTTGATTTCAAATTCGAACAAGATTCTTATAAATTCGTCATATTATTAGCCGGAATAGCCAGCATCGGTGTAATCTATACCATAGTGTCGAAAGTTATGCGGGGTGTTCAGATAAGTCACATCGCTTTGGAAGCTCTGGATCTAATAACTATCGTGGTACCACCTGCTTTACCAGCGGCTATGACGGTTGGTCGACTTGTTGCTCAAAGAAGattagaaaagaacaaaatatattgtacGAGTCCGAGAACAATAAACGTTTCTGGTTCGATCGATTGCATTTGTTTCGACAAAACTGGAACTTTAACCGAGGATGGTCTCGATATGTGGGGTGTGGTACCAGCTTCAGATAAAAAGTTTCAATTTCCTGTAAAGGAGATAATGAATTTACCATTAAGCGATTTGCTAATAGGAATGGTCACGTGTCATGGAATCACTATAATCGATAATCAATTGGTAGGTGATCCActtgatttaaaaatgttcgaaTCTACTGGCTGGACTCTGGAAGAACCTGACGTTTCGGATACTTCCAAATTCTCTATGCTCTTCCCTACGATAGTTCGGCCTCCTAAGGGTTCCAAACTTTTAAAGAAAGGAACGCACGAggtatcgatcgatatgaGTCGACAAAATTCTATGACTTCCGACATGGTCGATAGCATCTCTTTAACCAACTTAGATCCTGCTTTGACTGGTTCAACAGCCGATCTAGGTGAACAGGGTATAGAAATCGGTATCGTTCGGCAATTTCCTTTCACGTCTAGTCTTCAAAGGATGAGCGTAATCACAAGAACGTTGGGAGCTAATCACTATGATCTTTATTGCAAAGGAAGCCCTGAAATGATCCTCAGCTTGTCCAAACCAGAATCTG TTCCGCCCGATTTTGCGAACGTCCTTCAAGAATACACATCGGAGGGTTATCGCGTAATTGCCATGGCACATAAATCCTTAAACCGTCTTCCTTATGCCAAAGTACAACGGATGAGTCGTGAATCTGCCGAAATTGACTTAACCTTCTTGGCATTCGTGATAATGGAAAATCGTTTGAAGCCGGAAACTACACCTGTAATCGCAGCTTTGAATACCGCTTGCCTCAAAACTGTCATGGTTACAGGAGACAACATGTTGACAGCATTATCGGTAGCCAGAGATTGTGACATAGTTAAACCAGGAACGCCCGTTATCGTAGTAGCAGCGATCACTCAGCAAAACCAAATCAAACCACAGATCTATTTCACTAAAAGTAATAGCCAAGTATCGCCGATATCACCAGCTGGTCAAGGTGATTTCAGTGAAATGACAGATCTCAATAGTGTGGTCAGTTTGGAAACTGTCGAAAGTGGATCCTTTGGAAATAACGTTTTAGAAAACGATGTCAATTATCTATCGGATAA TATGCAACGCACACGAAACAATTATGTTTTTGCTCTAACTGGCAAAACGTGGGCATTGGTGAAGCAGTACTATCCCGAGCTTATTCCCAAATTGGCTACAAGAGGTGCCGTTTTTGCTAGAATGTCACCGGATCAGAAGCAACAGCTCGTTCAAGAATTACAGGCTCTTGGATATTACGTCG cTATGGTGGGCGATGGTGCCAATGACTGCGGAGCGTTGAAAGCAGCTCACACAGGAATTTCTTTGTCGGACACCGAATCTTCCGTAGCTTCGCCGTTCACCAGTCGTGAAACCAATATCTCATCGCTTCTTACGGTAATTCGCGAGGGTCGTGCCGCACTGGTAACATCATTTGGAAACTTCAAATACATGGCTGCATATTCGCTAACACAATTCATCTCCGTGATGCTCCTTTATAGCATCGAATCAAATTTGACCGAtatcgaatttctttatatcgatCTCTTCATCATTTCGATATTTGCTTTCTTCTTCAGCCGAACGGAAGCGTATGACGGTCCATTGGTGAAAACAGCACCTTTGAATAGTCTTATCAGTACGACGCCGATTCTTAGTTTGTTCACGCAAATCCTAATTGTAGGAATCTTTCAGTACGCAAGTTTTTGGCATCTCCAACAAATGGATTGGTACATACCCTTCGATGCAAAGTTTCGTTCGGTCGAAGATAAGGACAATGTTGGatgtttagaaaattataccATATTCATTATCAGTTCGATGCAGTACATCATCCTAGCCGTAGCTTTCTCGAAAGGTCGGCCTTATAGAAAGTCGATCTTCACGAATTACGGTCTTTTgacttctttcgttttgttaaGTCTCATTTCTGTCTATCTCGCTCTCTACCCTTTCAAATGGCTTGCCAATTGGTTCGAGCTCGTACTTCCCGATGACATAAGCTTCCGTTTTGTTCTGGTGACTTATGGTGCAGCCAATTTCTTAATCTCTTTGTTCGTGGaatatttcttcgtcgatTATCTGGTATTTAGTAAATTACGTTATCGTTGGCACAATATCGACAAGTCTAGACGAAAATTCTTAGCGATCGATCGTGATCTAGCGAGAGATTTGAAATGGCCACCAATATCTCAAGAACCATTACCGGAAGCAGCGCCAGATATTCTTATTCGTCAGAACGTCACTGAAATCAAAATCGAAAAACGAGTACCCGAACCTTGCCGACCAGTCGACACGAGCTTCATGAACAGTCCGGTCTGTAACAATATCAAGCAATTCGGATCTGCTCGAGAAGTGACCTTGAATCCTAGATCTCTCTTCAACGATCGTAGGAATACCGTGTCGATGCAAACGGTACCGTgtttcgaaggaaaagaatcaATTAAACAATCCAAAATAGAACTAATGACTAAAAGAAGACACAATTCTGAATCAGAGAATGGTATTAATCAATATGACAAACCCTTTAGAATTCACAACACGAATCCGATTGCAACATTACCAAGAAATCCTACGACGACATTGCAACCGCAAAGATTAAGAGACTTCAAGGAAATTCTTGTTCACAAGAGCGAGGATGGGTTAGCACCCACTACACAAAGCGTCCTCGAACTCGACATATTACCGTCCTGA